A section of the Deinococcus sp. KNUC1210 genome encodes:
- a CDS encoding response regulator, giving the protein MTKAKPFRLLLVEDHDTDAALFAELLAEISPTTELHHVHNGQQALDFLLHADEYAERLRPQLIVLDLNMPVMNGHEFLKQAKAHAALRWIPVIMLSSSERPEDIRQAYDHHASSYIVKPVEYSDYRALIQSIEGYWRGTVQVPTIEQVKP; this is encoded by the coding sequence ATGACAAAGGCCAAACCATTCAGGTTGCTGCTGGTTGAAGACCATGACACCGACGCCGCGCTCTTCGCTGAACTGCTGGCGGAGATCTCCCCGACCACCGAACTCCACCATGTTCACAACGGTCAGCAGGCCCTCGACTTCCTGCTGCATGCGGACGAGTACGCCGAGCGGCTGCGCCCACAGTTGATCGTGCTGGATCTGAACATGCCGGTGATGAACGGACACGAATTTCTCAAGCAGGCCAAGGCCCATGCTGCACTGCGCTGGATTCCCGTGATCATGCTCTCGTCGTCCGAACGACCGGAAGACATCCGGCAGGCCTACGACCACCATGCCAGCAGCTACATCGTCAAACCGGTGGAGTACAGCGACTACCGCGCGTTGATTCAGTCCATCGAAGGGTACTGGCGCGGCACCGTGCAGGTTCCCACCATCGAACAGGTCAAGCCGTGA